In Sphingomonas sp. G-3-2-10, a single window of DNA contains:
- a CDS encoding helix-turn-helix domain-containing protein, producing MSRFVHPDLKDVSLSAALHALADPVRLAMVAKLAEGETLNCTSTCPVQAIPKSTLSNHFKVLRGAGIVETRSEGREMLSTLRREAFEARFPGLLASILDNQRTGSAA from the coding sequence ATGTCCCGCTTCGTTCACCCCGATCTGAAGGATGTCAGCCTGTCCGCCGCGCTCCATGCGCTGGCCGATCCGGTGCGCCTCGCGATGGTCGCGAAGCTGGCCGAGGGCGAGACGCTCAACTGCACCTCGACCTGCCCGGTCCAGGCGATCCCCAAGAGCACGCTGTCCAATCACTTCAAGGTGCTGCGCGGCGCGGGCATTGTCGAGACCCGCTCGGAAGGCCGCGAGATGCTCAGCACGCTGCGCCGCGAAGCGTTCGAAGCGCGCTTCCCCGGGCTGCTCGCTTCCATCCTGGACAATCAGCGGACCGGTTCGGCGGCCTAA